Proteins encoded in a region of the Nitrospirota bacterium genome:
- the pilB gene encoding type IV-A pilus assembly ATPase PilB: MAAKLGQILIASSIITEDQLKQALNAQKREGGRLGTNLVKLGFITEEKLVAFLSKQYGVPAINLSDYKIDSAVLKLVPADMAKKYLIMPVARVGATLTIAMADPSNVFAIDDVKFMTGYNVEVVVSSESAIIGGITTCYLGKGENVLATSGASQKAAATTNAILQAKDYTFTEADLAAGADFGGTDDGPQVSVEDFDSIVGNALDGVDVLEEKDDSEVVRDVEAPIVKLVNGIFVNAIKSGASDIHIEPYENSLRVRYRVDGVMYTVMNLPTKIKAALTSRIKIMSKLDIAERRLPQDGRIKLKLGKKREIDFRVSVLPCLFGEKTVLRLLDKANLQVDLTKLGFEVAAMDDFMEALNKPYGMILVTGPTGSGKTTTLYSALSYLNKADTNIMTAEDPVEFNFMGINQVQMKEEIGLTFAAALRSFLRQDPDIIMVGEIRDFETAEIGVKAALTGHLVLSTLHTNDAPGTISRLLNMGIEPFLVSSAVIIIVAQRLARRICASCKAEDPVPALALTKVGYTEDEAKTMKVFKGKGCPACNNTGYKGRVALYEVMLLKDEIKELVLEGASSAEIKKAAIRLGMKSLRMSGMTKIVEGVTTIEEVLRVTFGD; encoded by the coding sequence TTACTGAAGATCAGCTGAAGCAGGCCCTTAACGCCCAGAAAAGGGAAGGTGGAAGGCTTGGGACGAATCTGGTAAAACTGGGCTTCATTACTGAAGAAAAACTCGTTGCTTTTTTGAGCAAACAGTATGGTGTTCCCGCGATAAACCTTTCTGATTACAAGATCGATTCTGCAGTGCTGAAACTGGTTCCCGCTGATATGGCAAAGAAGTACCTGATCATGCCTGTGGCAAGGGTCGGAGCAACGCTCACCATTGCAATGGCTGACCCGTCAAATGTGTTTGCGATCGACGATGTAAAGTTCATGACCGGCTACAATGTCGAGGTCGTTGTCTCGAGCGAGAGCGCGATCATAGGCGGCATCACGACCTGCTATCTCGGCAAGGGTGAGAATGTCCTTGCAACTTCCGGTGCTTCGCAGAAGGCGGCTGCTACCACAAATGCAATTCTTCAGGCAAAGGATTATACCTTCACCGAAGCCGATCTGGCTGCCGGGGCTGATTTTGGGGGCACGGACGATGGCCCGCAGGTCAGCGTTGAGGATTTCGATTCGATCGTCGGCAATGCTCTTGATGGTGTTGACGTCCTTGAGGAAAAAGATGATTCTGAGGTCGTAAGGGACGTTGAGGCGCCGATCGTGAAGCTCGTGAACGGCATTTTCGTTAATGCTATCAAATCAGGCGCCAGCGATATCCATATTGAGCCCTATGAGAACTCCCTGAGAGTACGATACCGTGTAGACGGCGTTATGTACACGGTCATGAACCTTCCGACCAAGATCAAGGCTGCTCTTACTTCACGAATCAAGATCATGTCCAAACTTGATATTGCAGAGCGCAGGCTTCCGCAGGACGGCAGGATCAAGCTCAAGCTGGGGAAGAAACGGGAGATCGATTTCCGCGTATCGGTCCTTCCCTGCCTGTTCGGCGAAAAGACGGTTCTCAGACTTCTTGACAAGGCCAACCTGCAGGTCGATCTCACGAAGCTGGGCTTTGAGGTTGCTGCCATGGATGACTTCATGGAAGCCCTCAATAAACCGTATGGCATGATCCTGGTGACCGGCCCTACGGGCAGCGGAAAGACCACGACCCTTTATTCTGCCTTGAGCTATCTCAATAAAGCTGACACGAATATCATGACTGCCGAAGATCCGGTCGAGTTCAATTTCATGGGCATCAACCAGGTGCAGATGAAGGAAGAAATAGGCCTGACCTTTGCCGCAGCATTGAGATCATTCCTCCGGCAGGACCCTGACATCATCATGGTCGGTGAGATCCGGGACTTCGAGACCGCTGAGATCGGCGTCAAGGCGGCTCTGACAGGACATCTGGTGCTGAGTACGCTTCATACGAACGATGCTCCGGGTACGATAAGCAGACTTTTGAATATGGGTATTGAGCCTTTCCTTGTTTCGTCCGCCGTTATTATCATTGTTGCCCAGAGGCTTGCAAGAAGGATCTGCGCCAGCTGTAAGGCAGAAGATCCTGTCCCTGCGCTGGCACTGACAAAGGTCGGTTATACGGAGGACGAGGCAAAGACCATGAAGGTCTTTAAAGGCAAAGGCTGCCCGGCCTGTAATAATACCGGGTACAAGGGCAGAGTTGCGCTGTATGAGGTAATGCTTCTCAAGGATGAGATCAAGGAACTTGTCCTTGAAGGAGCATCTTCTGCGGAGATAAAAAAGGCTGCAATCCGCCTCGGCATGAAGTCATTAAGAATGAGCGGCATGACAAAGATCGTAGAAGGCGTAACGACGATAGAAGAAGTCTTGCGTGTCACCTTCGGAGATTAA